A window of Raineyella sp. W15-4 contains these coding sequences:
- a CDS encoding extracellular solute-binding protein, with translation MHQPGSPPRRPRRALATVAAAALAATIALSGCSATGGPGTPTLTWYINPDDGGQAEIAQRCSAASGGAYAIQTALLPRDATSQREQLARRLAAGDTSLDIMSLDPPFMPELAEPGFLAPVPDKVAADSTADAVEGAVQAATWRGRITAVPFWANTQLLWYKKSVAQEAGLDMSQPVTWDQLMAATEKTGKQLGVQGIRSESMTVWVNALYESQGQHIILNPDAPSADYQLGLDTPAGEEAARIVSTIGQKGLGGPGISTQNENITMVNWQSAQGSFMVNWPFVYAATQSAVQQGTVQQSVLDDMGWALYPRVKADEPTAPPYGGIVLGVGAKSKHPDLAYQAISCIVSPENQAYYFVSNGNPPADKKAYDDPAVRAKYPMADTIRESLDLAKSRPQTPFYNEISTSIQQRWTPLNAVTPQTPKETQDFVLAVLKGERLL, from the coding sequence ATGCATCAGCCCGGTTCGCCTCCCCGGCGACCACGGCGGGCGTTGGCGACGGTCGCAGCCGCTGCACTTGCGGCGACGATCGCCTTGAGCGGCTGCTCCGCGACCGGGGGACCCGGCACCCCCACGCTCACCTGGTACATCAACCCCGACGACGGCGGACAGGCAGAAATCGCCCAGCGCTGCTCGGCTGCCTCCGGCGGCGCGTACGCTATCCAGACCGCGCTGCTCCCTCGCGACGCGACGTCACAGCGCGAGCAACTGGCCCGCCGCCTCGCCGCCGGCGACACCTCGCTGGACATCATGAGCCTCGATCCGCCGTTCATGCCCGAGCTGGCGGAGCCCGGCTTTCTGGCCCCCGTACCGGACAAGGTGGCGGCGGACTCGACCGCGGACGCAGTGGAGGGCGCCGTCCAGGCCGCCACCTGGCGCGGCCGGATCACGGCCGTCCCGTTCTGGGCGAACACCCAGCTGCTCTGGTACAAGAAGTCCGTCGCCCAGGAGGCCGGGCTCGACATGAGCCAGCCGGTCACCTGGGACCAGCTGATGGCCGCGACCGAGAAGACCGGCAAGCAACTCGGCGTGCAGGGGATCCGGTCGGAGTCCATGACGGTCTGGGTGAACGCCCTGTACGAGTCGCAGGGCCAGCACATCATCCTCAACCCTGACGCCCCGTCCGCCGACTATCAGCTCGGCCTCGACACCCCGGCCGGCGAGGAGGCCGCCCGGATCGTGTCGACCATCGGCCAGAAGGGCCTCGGCGGTCCCGGCATCAGCACCCAGAACGAGAACATCACCATGGTGAACTGGCAGAGCGCCCAGGGATCGTTCATGGTGAACTGGCCGTTCGTCTACGCTGCCACCCAGAGCGCCGTGCAGCAGGGCACCGTCCAGCAGTCGGTCCTCGACGACATGGGCTGGGCGCTCTACCCGCGGGTGAAGGCCGACGAACCGACCGCACCCCCGTACGGCGGTATCGTCCTGGGCGTCGGCGCGAAGAGCAAGCACCCCGACCTGGCCTACCAGGCGATCTCCTGCATCGTGTCGCCGGAGAACCAGGCCTACTACTTCGTCTCCAACGGCAATCCGCCGGCCGACAAGAAGGCGTACGACGATCCGGCAGTGCGCGCCAAGTATCCGATGGCCGACACCATCCGCGAGTCGCTCGACCTGGCCAAGTCGCGACCGCAGACCCCGTTCTACAACGAGATCAGCACCTCGATCCAGCAGCGGTGGACGCCGCTCAATGCGGTCACCCCGCAGACGCCCAAGGAGACCCAGGACTTCGTGCTGGCCGTGCTGAAGGGAGAACGACTGCTATGA
- a CDS encoding GuaB3 family IMP dehydrogenase-related protein yields MYDIGRSKRAEHAFALDDIAIVPQRRTRGIEEVDLTWKIDAVSFDFPLIAAPMDSIMSPQTAIEIGRLGGLGVLNLEGLWTRYADPRPLLEELGAIEDPTAATRRLQEIYSEPIKPELIRERMAEVRDAGVPVAGSLSPQNTAEFAHDVVASGPDFFVIRGTVVSAEHVSTRREPLNLKKFIYELDVPVIVGGCATYQSSLHLMRSGAAGVLVGFGGAATHSTRRVLGIEVPMATAIADVAEARRDYLDESGGRYVHVIADGAVGRSGDIAKAIALGADAVMVGAPLASAEEAPGHGYHWGAEAWHGELPRGERVHFPIVGSLREIMVGPSHTADGTMNLVGALKRSLATTGYTEVKEFQRVEVVLHRL; encoded by the coding sequence ATGTACGACATCGGTCGGAGCAAGCGCGCCGAACACGCGTTCGCCCTGGACGACATTGCGATCGTTCCGCAGCGGCGTACGCGTGGCATCGAGGAGGTGGATCTCACCTGGAAGATCGATGCGGTGAGCTTCGACTTCCCGCTGATCGCTGCGCCGATGGACTCCATCATGTCGCCGCAGACAGCGATCGAGATCGGCCGGCTCGGTGGCCTCGGGGTGCTGAACCTCGAGGGCCTCTGGACCCGCTACGCCGATCCGCGGCCGCTGCTGGAGGAACTCGGTGCCATCGAGGACCCGACGGCGGCCACCCGGCGGCTGCAGGAGATCTACTCGGAGCCGATCAAGCCGGAGCTGATCCGGGAGCGGATGGCGGAGGTCCGGGATGCCGGGGTGCCGGTGGCGGGATCCCTGTCCCCGCAGAACACCGCCGAGTTCGCCCACGACGTTGTCGCTTCCGGTCCTGATTTCTTCGTCATCCGTGGCACCGTCGTCTCGGCCGAGCACGTGTCGACCCGGCGCGAACCGCTGAACCTGAAGAAGTTCATCTATGAGCTGGACGTGCCGGTGATTGTCGGTGGGTGCGCCACCTACCAGAGCTCCCTGCACCTGATGCGTTCCGGTGCCGCCGGTGTGCTGGTGGGCTTCGGCGGCGCCGCGACCCACTCCACCCGCCGGGTGCTGGGCATCGAGGTGCCGATGGCCACCGCGATCGCGGACGTCGCGGAGGCACGCCGGGACTATCTGGACGAGTCGGGTGGCCGCTACGTCCACGTCATCGCCGACGGCGCCGTCGGCCGGTCCGGTGACATCGCCAAGGCGATCGCCCTAGGTGCGGACGCGGTGATGGTCGGTGCACCGCTGGCCTCGGCCGAGGAAGCGCCCGGTCACGGCTACCACTGGGGCGCCGAGGCCTGGCACGGCGAACTGCCCCGCGGCGAACGGGTCCACTTCCCGATCGTCGGATCGCTGCGGGAGATCATGGTCGGCCCGTCGCACACCGCAGACGGCACGATGAACCTCGTCGGGGCCCTGAAGCGCTCGCTCGCCACCACCGGTTACACCGAGGTGAAGGAGTTCCAGCGGGTCGAGGTCGTGCTGCACCGGCTCTGA
- a CDS encoding carbohydrate ABC transporter permease, producing the protein MTGLSTRQRVLWGLVALLVLLYTLWPLFSILVTSFKSSSDVTSGNFWPAAWVGDNYAMIFAGAAQSLFLPALRNSIGISLIATAIAVVLATFCAYAIARLDFPGKRLVLNTALGVSIFPIISLTTPLFNLWRRIGLYDTWPGLIIPYLSLTLPISIYTLAAYFQQIPWDLERAAQVDGATTWQAFRRVIVPLALPGVFTTAIIAFFIAWNDFVYGISLTSTSAARPVPAALAFFTGASQFEEPTGAISAAAIVVTIPIVIVVMLFQRQIVSGLTQGAVKG; encoded by the coding sequence ATGACCGGTCTCTCCACCAGGCAGCGGGTGCTGTGGGGCCTCGTCGCCCTGCTCGTCCTGCTCTACACACTGTGGCCGCTGTTCTCGATCCTGGTCACCTCGTTCAAGTCCTCCTCCGACGTCACCTCGGGCAACTTCTGGCCCGCCGCGTGGGTCGGGGACAACTACGCGATGATCTTCGCCGGCGCCGCGCAGAGCCTGTTCCTGCCCGCCCTGCGGAACTCGATCGGCATCTCGCTGATCGCCACGGCGATCGCGGTCGTGCTGGCCACGTTCTGTGCGTACGCCATCGCCCGCCTCGACTTCCCCGGCAAGCGACTCGTGCTGAACACCGCGCTCGGGGTGTCGATCTTCCCGATCATCTCCCTGACCACCCCGCTGTTCAACCTGTGGCGCCGGATCGGCCTGTACGACACCTGGCCGGGCCTGATCATCCCCTACCTCTCGCTCACCCTGCCGATCTCGATCTACACCCTCGCGGCGTACTTCCAGCAGATCCCGTGGGACCTGGAGCGGGCCGCCCAGGTCGACGGCGCGACCACCTGGCAGGCCTTCCGCCGGGTGATCGTCCCGCTGGCCCTGCCCGGGGTCTTCACCACCGCGATCATCGCCTTCTTCATCGCCTGGAACGACTTCGTGTACGGCATCTCGCTGACCTCGACCTCGGCCGCCAGACCGGTGCCCGCCGCCCTGGCCTTCTTCACCGGCGCCTCACAGTTCGAGGAACCGACCGGGGCCATCTCGGCCGCGGCGATCGTGGTCACCATCCCGATCGTCATCGTCGTGATGCTCTTCCAGCGCCAGATCGTCTCCGGCCTCACCCAGGGTGCGGTCAAGGGCTGA
- a CDS encoding sugar ABC transporter permease, with amino-acid sequence MSTTVTAGSTSTARHAIAEGHRPPLTERARGERRMGWALAAPAFLIMIAVTIYPILQGVYDSLFSYRLTAPAERRFVGLANYGVVLTDPVFWRDFGVTVLITVVTVAVELVLGFFLALVMNNALRTLRGWLRTVILIPYGTITVVSAFAWFYMFDINSGYVNKWFGWLPGIGPTFDWFGSTAPALFVIMASEIWKTTPFISLLLLSGLAQVPAELTEAARVDGATWWERMSRVILPNMRAAIMVAVLFRALDAFRIFDNIFIMTNGAYGTEALSLLAYRTSIGRLEIGLGSAVSVILFLCVILISVIAIKGFRVDLAGRGVK; translated from the coding sequence ATGAGCACGACCGTCACCGCCGGGTCCACCTCCACGGCCCGGCACGCCATCGCGGAAGGTCACCGGCCACCGCTGACCGAACGTGCCCGCGGCGAGCGCCGGATGGGCTGGGCGCTCGCCGCCCCGGCCTTCCTGATCATGATCGCGGTCACCATCTACCCGATCCTCCAGGGCGTCTACGACTCCCTGTTCAGCTACCGCCTCACCGCGCCGGCCGAGCGCCGCTTCGTCGGCCTCGCCAACTACGGCGTGGTGCTGACCGACCCGGTGTTCTGGCGCGACTTCGGCGTCACGGTGCTGATCACCGTGGTGACCGTGGCAGTCGAGCTGGTCCTGGGCTTCTTCCTGGCCCTGGTGATGAACAACGCCCTGCGTACCCTCCGCGGCTGGCTGCGCACGGTGATCCTCATCCCGTACGGCACCATCACCGTGGTGTCGGCCTTCGCCTGGTTCTACATGTTCGACATCAACTCGGGGTACGTGAACAAGTGGTTCGGATGGCTGCCGGGCATCGGGCCGACGTTCGACTGGTTCGGCTCCACCGCGCCGGCCCTGTTCGTCATCATGGCCTCCGAGATCTGGAAGACCACCCCGTTCATCTCCCTGCTGCTGCTGTCCGGCCTGGCCCAGGTACCCGCTGAACTCACCGAGGCCGCCCGGGTCGACGGAGCCACCTGGTGGGAACGGATGAGCCGGGTGATCCTGCCGAACATGCGGGCCGCCATCATGGTGGCGGTGCTGTTCCGTGCCCTGGACGCCTTCCGCATCTTCGACAACATCTTCATCATGACCAACGGGGCGTACGGCACCGAGGCGCTGTCACTGCTCGCGTATCGGACCTCCATCGGGCGCCTCGAGATCGGACTGGGGTCCGCCGTGTCGGTGATCCTCTTCCTGTGCGTGATCCTCATCTCGGTCATCGCCATCAAGGGTTTCCGGGTGGATCTCGCCGGACGAGGAGTGAAGTGA
- a CDS encoding chorismate mutase codes for MAELGRLRASIDNMDAALVHLLAERFKITQQVGVLKAAHDLPPADPAREAEQIRRLRALAEDSHLDPEFAEKFLAFIVSEVVRHHEAIRRDHPTDR; via the coding sequence ATGGCGGAGCTGGGGCGCCTGCGCGCGTCCATCGACAACATGGACGCCGCCCTCGTGCATCTCTTGGCGGAGCGGTTCAAGATCACCCAGCAGGTCGGGGTGCTGAAGGCCGCTCATGACCTGCCGCCCGCCGATCCGGCACGTGAAGCCGAACAGATCCGCCGGCTGCGGGCGTTGGCCGAGGACTCCCACTTGGACCCGGAGTTCGCCGAGAAGTTCCTGGCTTTCATCGTGTCCGAGGTGGTCCGGCATCACGAAGCGATCCGAAGGGATCATCCGACGGACCGCTGA
- a CDS encoding sn-glycerol-3-phosphate ABC transporter ATP-binding protein UgpC produces the protein MAQISLNNLVKTYDDGFTAVKGVSLDIADGEFMILVGPSGCGKSTLLRMIVGLEDITSGDLLIDGKRVNELPPRDRNLSMVFQNYALYPHLTVYENIAFPLRLSKNKIPPAELDRRVRQAADMLDLREHLDRKPANLSGGQRQRVAMGRAIVRQADAFLFDEPLSNLDAKLRGQMRSQIAQLQRRLGTTSVYVTHDQTEAMTLGDRVAVLKKGLLQQVGSPRELYEQPVNLFVAGFIGSPSMNFLPSHVEGDRLVTPIGSLTVPDQVLEAARGKDNVILGVRPEFFEDDTLVDPAVRPYGTTFQATATHTEWLGNEQYGYIDYAPDPKVATLMAELARDLDQDEIPATLVVSLDAASTVRGGRPTRLWVDTRKVHVFDPADGSNLTRDATAGADLTARAEEERVSEIAAARG, from the coding sequence ATGGCCCAGATCTCCCTCAACAACCTCGTGAAGACGTACGACGACGGCTTCACCGCCGTCAAGGGCGTCAGCCTCGACATCGCCGACGGCGAGTTCATGATCCTCGTCGGCCCCTCCGGGTGCGGCAAGTCGACACTGCTGCGGATGATCGTCGGCCTGGAGGACATCACCTCCGGCGACCTGCTGATCGACGGGAAGCGGGTCAACGAACTCCCGCCCCGCGACCGCAACCTGTCGATGGTCTTCCAGAACTACGCGCTCTACCCCCACCTGACCGTCTACGAGAACATCGCCTTCCCACTGCGGCTCAGCAAGAACAAGATCCCGCCCGCCGAACTGGACCGCCGGGTCCGCCAGGCCGCGGACATGCTGGACCTGCGCGAACACCTGGACCGCAAACCGGCCAACCTGTCCGGTGGCCAGCGGCAGCGGGTGGCGATGGGACGCGCGATCGTCCGGCAGGCCGACGCGTTCCTCTTCGACGAGCCGCTGTCCAACCTGGACGCCAAGCTGCGCGGCCAGATGCGATCCCAGATCGCCCAGCTGCAACGCCGCCTCGGCACCACCTCGGTCTACGTCACCCACGACCAGACCGAGGCGATGACCCTCGGCGACCGGGTGGCCGTGCTCAAGAAAGGACTGCTCCAGCAGGTCGGCAGCCCGCGCGAACTCTACGAACAGCCGGTCAACCTGTTCGTGGCCGGCTTCATCGGCTCCCCGTCGATGAACTTCCTGCCCAGCCACGTCGAGGGCGACCGGCTGGTCACGCCGATCGGGTCACTGACCGTGCCCGACCAGGTCCTCGAGGCAGCCCGCGGCAAGGACAATGTGATCCTGGGCGTACGCCCCGAGTTCTTCGAGGACGACACCCTCGTCGACCCGGCGGTCCGCCCGTACGGCACGACCTTCCAGGCGACGGCCACCCACACCGAGTGGCTCGGCAACGAGCAGTACGGCTACATCGACTACGCACCGGACCCCAAGGTCGCCACGCTGATGGCGGAACTGGCCCGTGACCTGGACCAGGACGAGATCCCCGCGACCCTCGTCGTCAGCCTGGACGCGGCCAGCACGGTCCGCGGCGGCCGGCCGACCCGGCTGTGGGTCGACACCCGCAAGGTGCACGTGTTCGACCCGGCCGACGGCAGCAACCTCACCCGCGACGCCACGGCCGGCGCCGACCTCACCGCCCGCG
- the guaB gene encoding IMP dehydrogenase, with product MVTSQVPSPFGVLGLTYDDVLLQPNKSDVIPSEVDTTSRLTKNIALKVPLISAAMDTVTETRMAVAMAREGGIGILHRNLSIHDQAAMVDQVKRSEAGMVDEPITISPDATLKDVDEICAHFRISGVPVVEGDMKLVGIITNRDMRFESDSSRKVSEVMTKMPLVTGHVGISSDEALALLAKHKIEKLPLVDADCRLTGLITLKDFVKSDQYPNATKDAQGRLRVGAGIGIFGDAWERGMSLIEEGVDVIVVDTAHGHSRSEIDIIKRLKKEKRADGVDIIGGNVATYEGAKALVEAGVDGIKVGVGPGSICTTRVVSGVGVPQITAIYDAARAARPAGVPVIGDGGLQYSGDIAKALVAGADTVMLGSLLAGCAEAPGDLIFVNGKQFKTYRGMGSLGAMATRGRKASYSKDRYFQNDVASDDKLIPEGIEGQVPYKGPLAAVAYQLIGGLHQSMFYSGARTIPELHAKGRFVRITSAGLRESHPHDIQMTVEAPNYSGHEK from the coding sequence GTGGACACCACGTCGCGACTCACGAAGAACATCGCGCTCAAGGTGCCGCTGATCAGCGCCGCCATGGACACCGTCACCGAGACCAGGATGGCCGTCGCGATGGCCCGCGAGGGTGGCATCGGCATCCTGCACCGCAACCTGTCGATCCACGACCAGGCGGCGATGGTTGACCAGGTGAAGCGCTCCGAGGCCGGCATGGTGGACGAGCCGATCACCATCTCCCCGGACGCCACCCTGAAGGACGTCGACGAGATCTGCGCCCACTTCCGCATCTCCGGTGTGCCGGTCGTCGAGGGCGACATGAAGCTCGTCGGCATCATCACCAACCGCGACATGCGCTTCGAGTCCGACTCGAGCCGCAAGGTCTCCGAGGTGATGACGAAGATGCCGCTGGTCACCGGCCACGTCGGCATCTCGAGCGACGAGGCACTCGCCCTGCTGGCGAAGCACAAGATCGAGAAGCTTCCGCTGGTCGACGCGGACTGCCGGCTCACCGGCCTGATCACGTTGAAGGACTTCGTGAAGTCCGACCAGTACCCCAACGCCACCAAGGACGCTCAGGGCCGGCTGCGCGTCGGCGCCGGCATCGGCATCTTCGGTGACGCCTGGGAGCGCGGCATGTCGCTGATCGAGGAGGGTGTCGACGTGATCGTGGTGGACACCGCGCACGGCCACTCCCGTTCCGAGATCGACATCATCAAGCGCCTCAAGAAGGAGAAGCGCGCCGACGGCGTCGACATCATCGGCGGTAACGTCGCCACGTACGAGGGCGCCAAGGCCCTGGTCGAGGCGGGGGTGGACGGCATCAAGGTCGGTGTCGGCCCCGGCTCGATCTGCACCACCCGGGTCGTCTCCGGCGTCGGCGTGCCACAGATCACCGCGATCTACGACGCCGCCCGCGCGGCCCGCCCGGCCGGCGTCCCGGTGATCGGCGACGGCGGCCTGCAGTACTCCGGCGACATCGCGAAGGCCCTGGTGGCCGGAGCGGACACGGTGATGCTCGGCTCGCTGCTGGCCGGTTGCGCCGAGGCCCCGGGCGACCTGATCTTCGTCAACGGCAAGCAGTTCAAGACCTACCGCGGCATGGGTTCCCTCGGTGCCATGGCCACTCGCGGGCGCAAGGCCTCCTACTCCAAGGACCGCTACTTCCAGAACGACGTCGCCTCCGACGACAAGCTGATCCCCGAGGGGATCGAGGGCCAGGTGCCCTACAAGGGCCCGCTCGCGGCGGTCGCCTACCAGCTCATCGGCGGCCTGCACCAGTCGATGTTCTACTCGGGCGCGCGGACGATCCCCGAACTGCACGCCAAGGGCCGTTTCGTCCGGATCACCAGCGCCGGCCTGCGCGAGTCGCACCCGCATGACATCCAGATGACTGTCGAGGCCCCCAACTACTCGGGCCACGAGAAGTGA